From the Pseudomonas sp. VD-NE ins genome, the window AACCGGTCGCAATCTCCATCGGCGTCAGCGTTGCAGTGCCCAGCGCCAGCGACAGGTTGGGCGGCAGATCCTGCTTGTTGAAACCAAAGCGAGTGATGTAGTCGATGGTCTTGCCCACGCCCATGGCCTGCAGCAGGCGGATCGACACGAGGTTACGCGACTTGTACAGCGCTTCACGCAAGCGGATCGGGCCGAGGAAGGTGTTGGTGTCGTTCTTCGGGCGCCAGACCTTGTCCAGGTACTCGTCGACGAACACGATCGGCGCGTCGTTGACCAGCGTCGCAGCGGTGTAGCCGCTGTCCAGCGCGGCGCTGTAGACGAACGGTTTGAAGCTCGAGCCCGGCTGACGCTTGGCCTGCATCGCGCGGTTGTAGTTGCTCTGTTCGAAGGCAAAACCGCCGACCAGCGAGCGAATCGCACCGTTCTGCGGATCCAGCGACACCAGCGCACCCTGCGCTTGCGGGATCTGGCTGAATTTCAGCGAATTGTCTTTCTGGCGCTGCACGCGAACCAGGTCACCGACCGCCGCGACATCCGACGGCTGGCGCGGATTGGCGCCCATGCTGTTGGTGTTGAGGAACGGTCGTGCCCATTTCATGGTGTCCCAGGCGACGTGTTCTTCGCCGGTGCGGGTCAGCACTTGCAGACCGTTCTTGTCGACCTGAGTGACGATGGCCGGTTCGAGGCTGCTGATGGTGCGTTGTTTGGTCAGCTCACTGGCCCAGGCTTCGCGCGTCTTGCCTGGCAGGCGCGACTCGGGGCCGCGGTAGCCATGGCGCTGGTCGTAGGTCATCAAACCTTCGTGCAGCGCGGTATTGGCCATTTCCTGCAGGTTGCTCGGGACCGTGGTGGTGACGCGGAAACCTTCGGTGTAAGCGTCGCTGCCGTAGCGGCCGACCATTTCGGCACGGGCCATCTCGGCGATGTACGGCGCGTTCACTTCCGGGGTCGGCACGTGATAGCTGGCGTTCAGCGGTTCATTGATGGCGGCGGTGTAATCCGCTTCGCTGATCTTGCCAAGCTTGTACATGCGCCCAAGGATCCAGTCGCGGCGTTCTTTACTGCGCGCCGGGTTGGCCAGCGGGTTGAAGCGCGACGGGGCTTTCGGCAGGCCGGCGATCATCGCCATCTGCGCCAGGCTGACATCGCGGATCGATTTGCCGTAATACACCTGCGCCGCCGCTTCGATGCCATAGGCGCGGTTGCCCAGATAGATCTTGTTCACGTACAGCTCAAGGATTTCGTCCTTGGTCAGTTGCCGCTCGATCTGCAGTGCCAGAAGAATTTCAGTGGTTTTGCGCGAGAAGCTGCGTTCGCTGGTCAGGAAGAAGTTCTTCGCCACCTGCATGGTGATGGTGCTGCCGCCGGACTGAATGTGGCCGCTTTTGACCAGTTGGGTCGCGGCGCGCATCAGGCTGCTCGGATCGACGCCATAGTGGTTGGCGAAATTGTCGTCTTCAGCACTTAGTAACGCATTAATGAAATTGGGCGGAATGTCGGCGAAACGGATCGGTGTACGGCGCATTTCGCCAAACTCTGCGATCAACTTGTTATCGCTGGAGTAGACGCGCAACGGAATCTGCAACTGAATGCTTCGCAGAGCCTCCACAGACGGCAAACCCGGACTAAGGTAAAGAAACGCGCCGCTGAGACCTAAAAGCAGTCCGCAGAAAACGGCGACGATGGACCAACCGAAAAATTTCAGCAGACGAATCAAGGCTTTTGGACATCCAGTGCAAAGAATGAATTTGGCGACGGGGTTCCGGCTACACAGAACCATCCGCGCTTGCAGTAAAAAGCGGAAAAAAAACGCTGGGCATTATAAGCACTTTTCTGCTGGGGGCGTCATTTGCGCTTCTGTCAAGACGGGGTGAAGGAACGCAATGCGTATTACAGAGTCCGTAACTCACGGAAAGTCATAGGGAATTGGTAGTGCTGGGACTCTTCAATAAAAAGGCCAATACGTTACTGGGGATCGACATCAGTTCCACATCAGTGAAGCTGCTGGAACTGAGCCGTCAGGGTGATCGCTACCGGGTCGAGGCGTACGCGGTAGAGCCATTGCCTGTCAACGCCGTGGTCGAAAAGAACATCGCCGAGCTTGAAGGTGTCGGTCAGGCCGTGAGCCGCGTGCTGGTCAAGGCGCGCACCGGGCTCAAGAGCGTGGCGGTGGCAGTGGCCGGTTCCGCCGTGATCACCAAGATCATCGAGATGGACGCCGGGCTGTCCGACGACGAACTGGAAAACCAGCTCAAGATCGAAGCCGACCAATACATTCCCTATCCGCTGGACGAAGTTGCCATCGATTTCGAAGTCCAGGGCGTGTCGCCGCGCAACCCCGAGC encodes:
- a CDS encoding penicillin-binding protein 1A, whose translation is MRLLKFFGWSIVAVFCGLLLGLSGAFLYLSPGLPSVEALRSIQLQIPLRVYSSDNKLIAEFGEMRRTPIRFADIPPNFINALLSAEDDNFANHYGVDPSSLMRAATQLVKSGHIQSGGSTITMQVAKNFFLTSERSFSRKTTEILLALQIERQLTKDEILELYVNKIYLGNRAYGIEAAAQVYYGKSIRDVSLAQMAMIAGLPKAPSRFNPLANPARSKERRDWILGRMYKLGKISEADYTAAINEPLNASYHVPTPEVNAPYIAEMARAEMVGRYGSDAYTEGFRVTTTVPSNLQEMANTALHEGLMTYDQRHGYRGPESRLPGKTREAWASELTKQRTISSLEPAIVTQVDKNGLQVLTRTGEEHVAWDTMKWARPFLNTNSMGANPRQPSDVAAVGDLVRVQRQKDNSLKFSQIPQAQGALVSLDPQNGAIRSLVGGFAFEQSNYNRAMQAKRQPGSSFKPFVYSAALDSGYTAATLVNDAPIVFVDEYLDKVWRPKNDTNTFLGPIRLREALYKSRNLVSIRLLQAMGVGKTIDYITRFGFNKQDLPPNLSLALGTATLTPMEIATGWSTFANGGYKITPYIIDKIESRNGDTLFVANPPTVPQGGSATDGIAAPHTDSFTVNATPVAGEVPGSAAEPQAPAVAERIVDGRTTYILNSMLQDVIKLGTGRRALAMGRSDIAGKTGTTNESKDAWFSGYNADYVTTVWTGFDQPESLGRREFGGTVALPIWMNYMSAALKDKPPHVQPEPEGLLSLRVDPVSGRAATPSTPGAYFELFKSEDTPPSVNELGNGTAPGSPLPADEQAPIDLF